A DNA window from Porites lutea chromosome 6, jaPorLute2.1, whole genome shotgun sequence contains the following coding sequences:
- the LOC140942185 gene encoding uncharacterized protein, with translation MEDKLQWNFNVFLLEIAKELAEGDLQQMKFVLKAYVSSGKCDEMNALQYVEELQKLLLLTPSKFEIFKETLKVIGRPDLVEKIEKKEAAFATLPGKNLEQKEYDAVCDGIEKAAAAGKFKSSSRADLSASKNQPKKMSQLYFEVGSKIAPDHKLAGLATGGETGEVDMANGGDLPDALSPGAGLSSLKDLEINKPASSESCESTVMDGTCSEKSPLRPNLTGFGTGMASSTTSHSREPGDDDDDVTDGNPNKEGESKEATAGHEGLNTSTAASGYGTSSTLPSSGKEPTEDICTSISPPQGTIVKDDEGLAGETPMKDPGKSEPSKASSAKEPSEDICTSSDPPKGTISPDDDSPAGDTPMEDPEESETLLKSKGARPKEKKSGPVFPLGNTKQNEKESSKMPTEDECTSPTVPYPGDPLKDTEGAEPSQKKAKSSQYVPGHGASSKSQHGPDDFQGCPSGGAYSFNLPPFGSDAPYQGLPLGPHFQSGGAMHSGPPPMSSGSAGATPGAHCHSAGYSVVISNGFLYSSGERKGVVMMKSGTQFFIAIANDNSHAAEVDITFGGLYLGVWVAEANSQLTSNPLIIEGSSWAPGRLTYFSKGDANRLKVNTALYGENPQLNGEIVLEFKPEVLMLKLVVKHLWKEGTQKEICMPDFKTATIGELKERIKQKYDPDVSCLVMGGKILEEDKTMSSHAMENANEVIEVLYTKEELMIESTGKEPITMPVNPFTLLVQDVKDFIEQNLNIPVSQQYLRFNGQNVEEIDLVYDLFIKSKGSPKIKVDKDREIEINVSLSPDAEPKKVTINWFATVDELKEKLMQQYDLDTINTIQLDGVSINEERRKRLIDFNLKPTKSKFTVRSATTPKSTLRGFSTNDFGSRTRGFGCGRTRGFGSEPSSSFKSRYRGIDDLPGLSTLRAGTEGIQHDSAAAGNRTGKKSSGEDVARQMRRARGEDGKRLFAVDDFLTAQQITSYFSRMAAKKKNVTEAEVDTEERENLIRDVTDEITERLVAGEEEQPVSEVESRGCCYSYKRVNLCCMSRGELLAKLMHLSM, from the exons ATGGAAGATAAATTGCAGTggaattttaatgttttcctgCTTGAAATAGCGAAGGAATTGGCAGAAGGGGACCTTCAGCAAATGAAATTTGTCTTGAAGGCATATGTTTCGTCCGGTAAATGCGACGAAATGAACGCTTTACAATATGTCGAGGAACTTCAAAAATTGCTGCTTCTCACTCcatcaaaatttgaaatttttaaagaaacactGAAGGTCATTGGACGTCCAGATCTTGTTGAGAAGATTGAAAAGAAAGAAGCGGCTTTTGCCACTCTTCCTGGCAAGAACTTGGAACAGAAAG AGTATGATGCAGTTTGTGATGGCATTGAAAAAGCAGCAGCCGCAGGAAAGTTCAAGAGTTCATCACGAGCTGACCTAAGTGCTTCTAAAA ATCAACCAAAAAAGATGTCCCAGTTATACTTTGAAGTGGGGTCCAAGATAGCACCAGACCACAAACTTGCAGGGTTGGCAACAGGTGGTGAAACTGGTGAAGTTGACATGGCAAATGGAGGAGACTTACCTGATGCTTTGAGTCCAGGTGCAGGGCTGAGCAGTCTCAAGGATCTAGAAATCAACAAACCTGCTTCCAGTGAGTCCTGTGAAAGTACAGTTATGGATGGCACTTGTTCAGAAAAGTCTCCGCTTAGACCCAATTTGACAGGCTTTGGCACAGGAATGGCAAGTTCGACAACCTCACACAGCAGGGAACcaggcgatgatgatgatgatgttactGACGGCAATCCAAACAAGGAAGGAGAATCCAAAGAGGCGACAGCAGGTCATGAGGGATTAAACACTAGCACTGCTGCATCTG GTTATGGTACATCTTCTACTCTGCCATCAAGTGGCAAGGAGCCAACAGAAGATATTTGTACAAGCATTTCCCCCCCTCAAGGAACGATTGTTAAAGACGATGAAGGCCTTGCTGGGGAAACTCCCATGAAAGACCCAGGCAAAAGTGAACCCTCTAAGGCATCAAGTGCTAAGGAGCCATCAGAAGATATTTGTACAAGTAGTGACCCTCCCAAAGGAACGATCTCTCCAGATGATGATAGCCCTGCTGGAGATACTCCCATGGAAGACCCAGAGGAAAGTGAAACTTTGCTGAAGTCAAAGGGTGCaagaccaaaagaaaaaaagagtggCCCTGTTTTCCCTTTAggaaatacaaagcaaaatg AGAAAGAATCTAGCAAGATGCCAACTGAAGATGAGTGCACCTCTCCTACTGTGCCATACCCCGGTGATCCCCTGAAAGATACTGAGGGAGCTGAACCTTCACAGAAAAAAGCCAAGTCCTCCCAGTATGTACCAGGGCATGGTGCCAGTTCTAAAAGTCAACACGGACCTGATGATTTCCAGGGTTGCCCAAGTGGAGGAGCTTATAGCTTCAATCTTCCTCCATTTGGCTCAGATGCTCCTTATCAAGGCTTGCCGCTTGGACCCCACTTCCAAAGTGGAGGTGCAATGCATTCAGGTCCCCCACCCATGTCTAGTGGCAGTGCTGGTGCAACACCAGGTGCACACTGTCATAGTGCTGGCTATTCAGTGGTGATCAGCAATGGTTTCCTCTACTCCAGTGGTGAGCGTAAGGGCGTGGTCATGATGAAGAGTGGAACACAGTTTTTTATTGCAATAGCCAATGATAACAGTCATG CTGCTGAGGTAGATATAACATTTGGAGGACTTTATCTTGGGGTGTGGGTAGCAGAAGCCAACAGCCAGTTAACGTCCAACCCCCTGATTATAGAAGGTTCATCTTGGGCACCTGGCAGGCTGACATACTTCAGCAAGGGGGATGCCAACAGACTAAAAGTCAATACTGCGCTTTATGGGGAAAATCCACAACTGAATGGAGAGATTGTCCTGGAGTTTAAGCCAGAAGTGTTGATGCTTAAACTTGTTGTCAAGCATCTTTGGAAAGAGGGAACACAAAAGGAGATATGCATGCCTGACTTTAAGACGGCAACTATCGGTGAATTAAAAGAAAGGATTAAACAGAAGTATGACCCTGATGTATCATGTTTAGTGATGGGTGGAAAAATTCTTGAGGAAGACAAAACCATGAG CTCCCATGCAATGGAAAATGCTAATGAGGTAATTGAGGTCCTTTACACAAAGGAAGAGCTGATGATTGAATCTACAGGCAAAGAACCCATTACAATGCCCGTGAATCCTTTCACCCTTTTAGTTCAGGATGTGAAAGATTTCATTGAACAGAACTTGAATATTCCAGTGTCACAGCAGTATCTTCGTTTCAATGGGCAAAATGTGGAGGAGATCGATTTAGTTTATGATTTGTTCATAAAGTCAAAAGGGTCACCAAAAATTAAAGTGGACAAGGACAGAGAGATTGAGATCAATGTTTCTTTAAGTCCAGATGCAGAACCAAAAAAAGTTACCATAAATTGGTTTGCAACAGTGGATGAGCTCAAGGAAAAGCTGATGCAGCAATACGACCTTGACACCATCAACACAATTCAGTTGGATGGTGTTAGTATAAatgaagaaagaaggaaaaggtTGATTGATTTTAACCTCAAGCCAACAAAATCAAAGTTTACAGTACGTTCAGCGACTACCCCTAAGAGCACTCTCAGGGGATTTTCTACCAATGATTTTGG GTCCCGTACAAGAGGATTTGGCTGTGGGCGTACAAGAGGATTTGGTTCCGAACCAAGTTCCAGTTTTAAATCACGATATCGCGGGATTGATGATCTTCCAG GACTAAGCACGTTACGCGCTGGAACTGAAGGGATACAACACGATAGTGCAGCGGCTGGCAACAGG ACTGGGAAGAAAAGTAGCGGCGAGGATGTGGCCAGGCAGATGAGACGAGCTCGTGGAGAGGATGGAAAAAGACTATTCGCAGTTGATGACTTCTTAACCGCGCAACAAATCACTTCATACTTTTCGCGCATGGCCGCCAAGAAGAAGAATGTCACAGAGGCCGAGGTAGACacagaagaaagagaaaacttgATCCGTGACGTGACAGACGAAATCACGGAAAGGCTAGTTGCTGGAGAAGAAGAGCAACCTGTGTCAGAGGTCGAGAGTCGCGGTTGCTGCTACTCGTACAAGAGAGTAAACTTGTGCTGTATGAGTAGAGGTGAGCTTCTGGCCAaactaatgcacctatcaatgtaa